The Saccharomonospora glauca K62 genome has a segment encoding these proteins:
- a CDS encoding M3 family metallopeptidase has protein sequence MTTADNPLLTASDLPYELPPFDRISGEHFLPAFEAGMAEQAAEVEAIANNPEPPTFDNTIVALERSGQLLDRVSQVFFNLHASHTNDTLRAVHAEVAPKLAAHSDAIHLNPALFARVEKLYTERDSLDLDEESAWLLRRYYLDFVRAGAALPEADRERLRELNTELSSLSTRFQDNLLADTNDLAVLVSDREELAGLSESTIAAAAEAAAARGEEGKYLLTLSLPTAQPLLASLENRKVRERLFRASMARGNRDNEHDNKAVLARIARLRAERAALLGYENHAAYVIEDQTAGSVRAATDLLHRLAPVAVSNARAEAAELAEEIARLGADHPLEPWDWAFYAERVRKRRFDVDDAELRPYFELDRVLRDGVFFAATKLYGLTFTERHDLPTYHPDVRVFEVFDADGSPLGLFLGDYYARESKRGGAWMNSYRTPSRLLGRKPVVVNNLNITKPPAGEPTLLTFNEVETAFHEFGHALHELMSDTRYPTLAGTNVPRDFVEFPSQVNEMWVLWPEVLANYARHYRTGEPLPQRLVEKLRESRAYGEGFATTEYLAASLLDLAWHTVDADTAVDDVAAFQKQALEKAGVAMAEVPPRYASTYFAHIFCNGYSAGYYSYIWSEVLDADTVEWFRENGGLTRENGDHFRRELLSRGGSRDPMVSFRGFRGRDPEIEPLLKRRGLMGA, from the coding sequence GTGACGACTGCGGACAACCCGCTGTTGACGGCGAGCGACCTGCCGTACGAGTTGCCGCCGTTCGACCGGATCTCGGGCGAGCATTTCCTGCCCGCGTTCGAGGCGGGGATGGCGGAACAGGCCGCCGAGGTGGAGGCCATCGCGAACAACCCGGAGCCGCCGACGTTCGACAACACGATCGTGGCGTTGGAACGTTCCGGGCAGCTGCTCGACCGAGTCTCGCAGGTGTTTTTCAACCTCCACGCCTCCCACACGAACGACACGTTGCGAGCGGTGCACGCCGAGGTCGCGCCGAAGCTGGCCGCGCACTCGGACGCCATCCACCTGAACCCGGCGTTGTTCGCCAGGGTGGAGAAGCTCTACACCGAACGGGACTCGCTCGACCTGGACGAGGAGTCGGCGTGGTTGCTGCGCCGCTACTACCTGGACTTCGTGCGCGCCGGCGCGGCGCTGCCGGAGGCCGACCGGGAGCGGTTGCGGGAACTCAACACCGAGCTGTCGTCGCTGTCGACCCGGTTTCAGGACAACCTGCTGGCCGACACGAACGACCTCGCGGTGTTGGTGTCCGACCGCGAGGAGCTGGCGGGCCTGTCGGAGAGCACGATCGCGGCGGCGGCCGAGGCGGCCGCGGCCAGGGGCGAGGAGGGCAAGTACCTGCTGACGCTGTCGTTGCCGACGGCGCAGCCGCTGCTGGCGTCGTTGGAGAACCGTAAGGTGCGGGAACGGCTGTTCCGGGCGTCGATGGCGCGCGGCAATCGGGACAACGAGCACGACAACAAGGCGGTGCTGGCGCGGATCGCGCGGTTGCGCGCGGAGCGGGCCGCGCTGCTGGGCTACGAGAACCACGCCGCGTACGTGATCGAGGACCAGACGGCGGGCTCGGTCCGGGCGGCCACGGATCTGCTGCACCGGCTGGCCCCGGTGGCGGTGTCCAACGCTCGCGCCGAGGCGGCCGAGCTGGCCGAGGAGATCGCGCGGTTGGGTGCCGACCACCCGCTGGAGCCGTGGGACTGGGCGTTCTACGCCGAGCGGGTGCGCAAGCGCCGGTTCGACGTCGACGACGCCGAGCTGCGCCCGTACTTCGAGCTGGACCGGGTGCTGCGCGACGGGGTGTTCTTCGCGGCGACGAAGCTGTACGGGCTGACGTTCACCGAGCGCCACGACCTGCCGACCTACCACCCCGACGTGCGGGTGTTCGAGGTGTTCGACGCCGACGGCAGCCCGCTGGGGTTGTTCCTGGGGGACTACTACGCGCGGGAGTCCAAACGCGGCGGTGCGTGGATGAACTCCTACCGGACGCCCTCGCGGTTGTTGGGTCGCAAGCCGGTGGTGGTGAACAACCTGAACATCACCAAGCCGCCCGCGGGTGAGCCGACGCTGCTGACCTTCAACGAGGTGGAGACGGCGTTTCACGAGTTCGGGCACGCCTTGCACGAGTTGATGTCGGACACGCGGTACCCGACGTTGGCCGGCACGAACGTGCCGAGGGACTTCGTGGAGTTCCCGTCGCAGGTCAACGAGATGTGGGTGCTGTGGCCGGAGGTGCTGGCGAACTACGCCCGCCACTACCGCACGGGTGAGCCGCTGCCGCAGCGGCTGGTGGAGAAGCTGCGGGAGTCGCGCGCCTACGGCGAGGGTTTCGCGACCACGGAGTACCTGGCCGCGTCGTTGCTGGACCTGGCGTGGCACACGGTGGACGCCGACACGGCGGTCGACGACGTGGCGGCGTTCCAGAAGCAGGCGTTGGAGAAGGCCGGGGTGGCGATGGCGGAGGTGCCGCCGCGGTATGCCAGCACGTACTTCGCGCACATCTTCTGCAATGGCTACTCGGCCGGCTACTACTCCTACATCTGGAGTGAGGTGCTCGACGCCGACACGGTGGAGTGGTTCCGGGAGAACGGCGGTCTGACGCGGGAGAACGGCGACCACTTCCGGCGGGAGCTGTTGTCGCGGGGCGGGAGCAGGGATCCGATGGTGTCGTTCCGGGGATTCCGTGGCCGTGACCCGGAGATCGAGCCGTTGTTGAAGCGCCGTGGGCTGATGGGAGCCTAG
- a CDS encoding YncE family protein, translated as MRTRTAFPKLASTALIAALVIPLAACSGEEEVTDELQVVENPTAATAAPSPATTTEPAGSVIGVDGDVTALATSRDGVLAVAVADPARVLLYDRDALAAPAPEPTVVELPGPVENLTVVGEELLAPVPSANALARITLDGEVRVTPAEGGPTGVTVLDDRTLLSLRERKGVGVLDDGRLDPVIAGGLNSADDVVVADGKPVVLDRLRSAVFEVDLEGRDIGVGLRAGQGATNVVTDDYGRVFVTDTRSGGLLAFSVDPLLLRQLYPVPGGVYGMAYDSERDLLWVTLTARNEVVGFDVRGGEPTERYRYPTVHQPNSVTVDSGTSRVVVGSATGEGIQVITP; from the coding sequence ATGAGAACACGCACAGCCTTCCCCAAGCTCGCCTCCACGGCCCTGATCGCCGCGCTGGTGATCCCCCTGGCGGCCTGCTCCGGTGAGGAGGAGGTCACCGACGAGCTCCAGGTGGTCGAGAACCCCACCGCGGCGACCGCTGCCCCGTCCCCGGCGACCACGACCGAGCCCGCGGGGTCGGTGATCGGTGTCGACGGCGACGTCACCGCCCTGGCGACCTCCCGTGACGGTGTCCTCGCCGTCGCCGTGGCCGACCCGGCCAGGGTGCTGCTCTACGACCGCGACGCCCTCGCCGCGCCAGCCCCCGAGCCCACCGTCGTGGAGTTGCCGGGCCCGGTCGAGAACCTCACCGTCGTGGGCGAGGAGCTGCTGGCTCCCGTGCCGTCCGCGAACGCGCTCGCGCGCATCACCCTCGACGGGGAGGTCCGCGTCACTCCCGCCGAGGGCGGCCCCACCGGCGTGACCGTGCTCGACGACCGCACCCTGCTCAGCCTGCGTGAGCGCAAGGGCGTCGGGGTGCTGGACGACGGTCGCCTCGACCCGGTGATCGCCGGAGGCCTGAACAGCGCCGACGACGTCGTGGTGGCCGACGGCAAGCCCGTCGTGCTCGACCGGTTGCGCAGCGCCGTGTTCGAAGTGGACCTGGAGGGCCGGGACATCGGCGTGGGTCTGCGCGCGGGTCAGGGCGCCACGAACGTGGTCACCGACGACTACGGCCGGGTGTTCGTCACCGACACCCGCAGCGGCGGTCTCCTGGCGTTCTCCGTGGACCCGTTGCTGCTGCGCCAGCTCTACCCGGTGCCGGGCGGGGTCTACGGCATGGCCTACGACTCCGAACGGGATCTACTGTGGGTAACCCTGACCGCACGCAACGAGGTCGTGGGGTTCGACGTCCGCGGCGGGGAACCGACGGAGCGGTACCGCTACCCCACCGTTCACCAGCCCAATTCGGTTACGGTCGACTCAGGGACGTCCCGAGTCGTGGTGGGCTCGGCGACCGGGGAAGGGATCCAGGTGATCACTCCATGA
- a CDS encoding malate dehydrogenase, translating into MTQAPVNVTVTGAAGQIGYALLFRIASGQLLGQDKPVRLRLLEIPQAVKAAEGTALELEDGAFPLLAGIDIFDDPKQAFEGANIALLVGARPRTKGMERGDLLEANGGIFKPQGEAINAGAADDIKVLVVGNPANTNALIAKAHAPDVPAERFTAMTRLDHNRAIAQLAKKLGVSVSDIKKMTIWGNHSATQYPDIFNAEVKGQNAAEAVNDREWLENEFIPRVAKRGAEIIEARGASSAASAANAAIDHIYNWVNGTPEGDWVSMGVPSDGSYGVPEGLISSFPVVCKNGSYEIVQGLEINEFSRARIDASVAELVEERDAVTKLGLV; encoded by the coding sequence ATGACGCAGGCCCCTGTCAACGTCACCGTCACCGGCGCCGCCGGTCAGATCGGCTACGCGCTGCTGTTCCGCATCGCGTCCGGCCAACTCCTGGGCCAGGACAAGCCGGTCCGGCTGCGCCTGCTGGAAATCCCGCAGGCGGTGAAGGCGGCCGAGGGTACCGCCCTCGAACTGGAGGACGGCGCCTTCCCACTGTTGGCAGGCATCGACATCTTCGACGACCCCAAGCAGGCCTTCGAAGGCGCCAACATCGCCCTCCTCGTCGGCGCTCGCCCCCGCACCAAGGGCATGGAGCGCGGCGACCTGCTCGAAGCCAACGGCGGCATCTTCAAGCCGCAGGGTGAGGCCATCAACGCCGGTGCCGCCGACGACATCAAGGTGCTCGTGGTCGGCAACCCGGCCAACACCAACGCCCTCATCGCCAAGGCCCACGCCCCCGACGTCCCCGCCGAGCGGTTCACCGCGATGACCCGCCTCGACCACAACCGCGCCATCGCCCAGCTCGCCAAGAAGCTCGGCGTCAGCGTGTCCGACATCAAGAAGATGACCATCTGGGGCAACCACTCCGCCACCCAGTACCCGGACATCTTCAACGCCGAGGTCAAGGGCCAGAACGCCGCCGAGGCCGTCAACGACCGGGAGTGGCTGGAGAACGAATTCATCCCGCGCGTCGCCAAGCGCGGCGCCGAGATCATCGAGGCGCGCGGCGCGTCCTCCGCCGCCTCGGCCGCCAACGCCGCCATCGACCACATCTACAACTGGGTCAACGGCACCCCCGAGGGCGACTGGGTCTCCATGGGCGTGCCCTCCGACGGCTCCTACGGCGTCCCCGAGGGCCTGATCTCGTCGTTCCCCGTGGTCTGCAAGAACGGCTCCTACGAGATCGTGCAGGGCCTGGAGATCAACGAATTCTCCCGCGCCCGCATCGACGCCTCCGTCGCCGAGCTCGTCGAGGAACGCGACGCGGTGACCAAGCTCGGCCTCGTCTGA
- a CDS encoding LLM class F420-dependent oxidoreductase: MRLGLNLGYWGAGNDASNLTLAKEADALGYSVVWVAEAYGSDAATVLAWIAAQTSSIDVGSAVFQIPARTPAATAMTAATLDTLSGGRFRLGLGVSGPQVSEGWHGVRFTAPLGRTREYVDIVRAALRREKVRYEGKHFQLPLPDGPGKALALTVHPVREHIPTYLAAIGPKNLELTGEIADGWLPVFFSPEHAPAQLDHLRAGAAKAGRTLTDFDIAPSVPLVPGEDWKTCADSVRAYAALYLGGMGSREKNFYNQLAVRMGFATAAAEVQDRYLAKDYQGAMAAVPLEFLDATSLLGPTERIAERMTAFAEAGVTTLNVIPFVAPENGAAALRTALEALERAGVA, from the coding sequence ATGCGGTTGGGACTGAACCTCGGCTACTGGGGCGCGGGTAACGACGCGTCGAATCTGACCTTGGCCAAGGAGGCCGACGCGCTCGGCTACTCGGTGGTGTGGGTCGCGGAGGCGTACGGCTCCGACGCGGCGACCGTGCTCGCCTGGATCGCCGCCCAGACCTCCTCCATCGACGTCGGGAGCGCGGTCTTCCAGATCCCGGCGCGGACCCCGGCGGCCACGGCCATGACGGCCGCGACGTTGGACACCCTCTCCGGCGGACGCTTCCGGCTGGGACTCGGGGTCTCGGGTCCGCAGGTCTCCGAGGGATGGCACGGGGTGCGGTTCACCGCCCCACTCGGCCGCACCCGCGAGTACGTCGACATCGTCCGGGCCGCCCTGCGCCGCGAGAAGGTGCGCTACGAGGGCAAGCACTTCCAGCTCCCCCTGCCCGACGGTCCGGGCAAGGCACTGGCCCTGACGGTGCACCCGGTGCGGGAACACATCCCCACCTATCTCGCCGCGATCGGCCCCAAGAACCTCGAACTGACCGGGGAGATCGCCGACGGCTGGCTGCCGGTGTTCTTCTCTCCCGAGCACGCCCCCGCCCAGCTCGACCATCTCCGGGCCGGGGCCGCCAAGGCCGGCCGCACGCTCACCGACTTCGACATCGCCCCCTCCGTGCCGCTGGTGCCGGGCGAGGACTGGAAGACCTGCGCCGACTCCGTCCGCGCCTACGCGGCGCTGTACCTGGGGGGAATGGGCAGCCGGGAGAAGAACTTCTACAACCAGCTCGCGGTCCGGATGGGCTTCGCCACCGCCGCCGCCGAGGTCCAGGACCGCTACCTCGCCAAGGACTACCAGGGCGCGATGGCCGCGGTCCCGTTGGAATTCCTCGACGCGACCTCCCTGCTCGGCCCGACCGAACGCATCGCCGAGCGCATGACCGCCTTCGCGGAGGCGGGCGTCACCACGTTGAACGTGATCCCGTTCGTCGCGCCGGAGAACGGTGCCGCGGCCCTGCGTACCGCGCTGGAGGCGTTGGAGAGAGCGGGAGTGGCCTGA
- a CDS encoding YwaF family protein codes for MNTTATPNQFTAYGLSHWAVLTVFAVGAALLVLLGRAHRHSPTTRRLSRVLGAGLLAIHVAALGYTLTSPAWDLVDSVPLHLSDLAGFVAAYALLTRARWAYALTYYWCLTLSPQALFFPVLDSPDFPHHEFLAFWALHLLVVWAALYLTWGLGLHPTWRDYRTTVAITVGWAAIAMLFNSATGTNYGYLNRKPHTGSVLDALGPWPWYLVIEAVLVLTAWALLTWPWTGGTRPARRRDRVGGLSN; via the coding sequence ATGAACACCACGGCGACACCGAACCAGTTCACCGCCTACGGCCTCTCCCACTGGGCGGTCCTCACCGTGTTCGCCGTCGGCGCCGCGCTCCTCGTCCTCCTCGGCCGAGCACACCGCCACTCCCCCACGACACGCCGTCTCAGCCGTGTCCTCGGCGCGGGGCTTCTCGCCATTCACGTCGCCGCGCTCGGCTACACCCTGACCTCCCCCGCCTGGGACCTCGTCGACAGCGTCCCCCTCCACCTGTCGGACCTCGCCGGGTTCGTCGCCGCCTACGCGCTGCTGACGCGGGCCCGCTGGGCCTACGCCCTCACCTACTACTGGTGTCTGACTCTCTCCCCGCAGGCCCTGTTCTTCCCCGTGCTGGACAGCCCCGACTTCCCCCACCACGAGTTCCTGGCATTCTGGGCCCTTCACCTGCTCGTCGTGTGGGCCGCCCTCTACCTCACCTGGGGCTTGGGCCTGCACCCCACCTGGCGCGACTACCGCACCACCGTCGCGATCACCGTGGGCTGGGCCGCGATCGCGATGCTTTTCAACAGCGCCACGGGCACTAACTACGGCTACCTCAACCGCAAACCCCACACCGGTTCGGTACTCGACGCCCTCGGCCCCTGGCCCTGGTACCTCGTGATCGAAGCGGTCCTCGTCCTCACCGCGTGGGCGCTGCTCACCTGGCCCTGGACCGGGGGAACGCGCCCGGCACGGCGACGCGACCGCGTGGGCGGCCTGTCGAACTGA
- a CDS encoding histidine phosphatase family protein, protein MATVILLRHGRSTANNAGVLAGRTPGVALDDTGRAQAEGLVARLADVPLAAVLTSPLLRCRQTVAPLVKARGLTPRTESRLSEVDYGEWSGGRLKDLAKQPLWKVVQSQPSAAVFPGGEGLAQMQARAVRAIREHDARIAAEHGERAVWVACTHGDVIKAVLADALGQHLDMFQRTVVDPASVSVIRYTETRPFVLRVNDCGGELSGIVPSAPKRRRRGRGLSSDAEVGGSTGRKD, encoded by the coding sequence GTGGCTACTGTGATCCTGCTCAGGCACGGCAGGTCGACGGCGAACAACGCGGGCGTGCTGGCCGGCCGCACCCCGGGGGTCGCCCTGGACGACACGGGTCGGGCGCAGGCGGAAGGGCTGGTGGCGCGGCTGGCGGACGTGCCGTTGGCGGCGGTGCTGACCTCACCCCTGCTGCGGTGCAGGCAGACGGTGGCGCCCCTGGTGAAGGCGAGGGGACTGACCCCGCGCACCGAGTCGCGGCTGTCCGAAGTCGATTACGGTGAGTGGTCGGGCGGTCGGCTCAAGGACCTGGCCAAGCAGCCACTGTGGAAGGTGGTGCAGTCTCAGCCGTCGGCCGCGGTCTTCCCCGGTGGTGAGGGGCTGGCGCAGATGCAGGCCCGTGCCGTGCGAGCGATCCGGGAGCACGACGCGCGCATCGCCGCCGAACACGGGGAACGGGCGGTGTGGGTGGCGTGCACCCACGGTGACGTGATCAAGGCGGTGTTGGCCGACGCGCTCGGACAACATCTCGACATGTTCCAACGCACGGTCGTCGATCCGGCGTCGGTGTCGGTGATCCGCTACACCGAGACCCGGCCGTTCGTGCTGCGTGTGAACGACTGCGGGGGCGAGTTGAGCGGGATCGTGCCGTCCGCGCCGAAACGACGGCGCAGGGGCCGCGGACTGTCCTCCGACGCGGAGGTCGGGGGATCGACGGGACGAAAGGATTGA
- a CDS encoding DUF5703 family protein, protein MTNAEAVVDGEWEYRRVQLPPGVSRLSAAVQLSIHAEFSGWELSNVRLFADGTRKVWLRRRRSLATTGLLPGFIT, encoded by the coding sequence ATGACGAACGCGGAAGCGGTGGTCGACGGCGAGTGGGAGTACCGCCGGGTGCAGTTGCCTCCCGGTGTGTCCCGGCTCTCCGCGGCCGTGCAACTGTCGATCCACGCCGAGTTCTCGGGTTGGGAGTTGTCCAACGTCCGCCTGTTCGCCGACGGCACCCGCAAGGTGTGGCTGCGCAGGCGGCGGTCACTCGCCACGACGGGACTGTTGCCCGGCTTCATCACCTGA
- a CDS encoding aldo/keto reductase translates to MESRQLGTSGLRVSRMGLGTLSWSTSTDAENAANQLSAFVDAGGTLVDTADIYGDGEVERLLGSLLDHLVPRDQVVIATKAVARRTDGPFGGGASRGALLSALDGSLRRLGVDHIDLWQLHAWDAAVPLEETLSALEYALRSGKVRYVGVCNYTGWQLATAASTIGEGRIVSIQSEYSLLERGIEREVVPAAAHHGIGVLPWAPLGRGVLTGKYRTGTPADSRGASTTYANYVEQHRTERAARIVEAVVTAAEGLGTSPLAVALAWVRDRPGVVAPIVGARDKNQLAGSLAAENLTLPAAIKAALDDVSAIEFGYPERWPS, encoded by the coding sequence ATGGAAAGCCGTCAGCTCGGCACCTCCGGCCTGCGGGTGTCGCGGATGGGACTCGGCACCCTGTCGTGGTCGACCAGCACCGACGCCGAGAACGCCGCCAACCAGCTCTCGGCGTTCGTCGACGCGGGCGGAACCCTCGTCGACACCGCCGACATCTACGGTGACGGGGAGGTCGAGCGTCTGCTGGGGTCACTGTTGGACCACCTGGTGCCCCGCGACCAGGTGGTGATCGCCACCAAGGCCGTCGCCCGCAGGACCGACGGGCCGTTCGGGGGTGGCGCCTCGCGCGGAGCGTTGCTGTCGGCGTTGGACGGCTCCCTGCGCAGGCTGGGGGTCGACCACATCGACCTGTGGCAACTGCACGCGTGGGACGCGGCCGTGCCGCTGGAGGAGACACTGTCCGCTCTGGAGTACGCGTTGCGCAGCGGCAAGGTGCGCTACGTCGGCGTGTGCAACTACACGGGCTGGCAGCTCGCGACGGCCGCGTCGACCATCGGCGAGGGCCGGATCGTGTCGATCCAGTCGGAGTACTCCCTGCTCGAACGCGGCATCGAACGCGAGGTCGTGCCCGCCGCCGCGCACCACGGGATCGGTGTGCTGCCGTGGGCCCCGCTCGGGCGCGGCGTGCTCACCGGCAAGTACCGCACCGGCACCCCGGCCGACTCCCGTGGCGCGTCCACCACTTACGCCAACTACGTCGAGCAGCACCGCACCGAACGCGCGGCCCGCATCGTCGAGGCGGTCGTCACCGCGGCCGAGGGGCTGGGCACCTCACCGCTGGCCGTCGCCCTGGCGTGGGTGCGCGACCGGCCCGGCGTGGTCGCTCCCATCGTGGGCGCCCGAGACAAGAACCAGCTCGCCGGTTCCCTCGCCGCCGAGAACCTGACCCTGCCCGCAGCGATCAAGGCCGCGCTCGACGATGTCAGCGCCATCGAGTTCGGCTACCCGGAACGGTGGCCCTCATGA
- a CDS encoding undecaprenyl-diphosphate phosphatase, whose amino-acid sequence MGWFEALVLGLVQGLTEFLPISSSAHIRLTAAFAGWDDPGAAFTAVTQIGTELAVLLYFSRKIGRILRHWFLSLGNREYRSDPDARMGWLIIVGSIPIGVLGLLFEERIESVFRDLRLTATTLIVFGLLLLLADRIGGKNRELDQLTVPHGLAYGFAQALALIPGVSRSGGTITGGLLLGYKRADAAEYAFLLAVPAVLASGVYKLTDIGEGDAPGVGPTLLATIVSFGVGYAVIAWLMSYIKNNSFLPFVVYRVALGVLVLVLVFTGVLDPDAGPVETDAVGQGE is encoded by the coding sequence ATGGGCTGGTTCGAGGCGCTCGTCCTGGGGCTGGTGCAGGGACTCACGGAGTTCCTGCCGATCTCCTCCAGCGCCCACATCCGACTGACGGCGGCGTTCGCGGGATGGGACGACCCCGGCGCCGCCTTCACGGCCGTCACGCAGATCGGCACCGAACTCGCGGTGCTGCTGTACTTCAGCCGGAAGATCGGCCGCATCCTGCGTCACTGGTTCCTCTCGTTGGGCAACCGCGAGTACCGCTCCGACCCCGACGCCAGGATGGGCTGGCTCATCATTGTCGGGTCGATCCCCATCGGGGTACTGGGCCTGCTGTTCGAGGAGCGCATCGAAAGCGTGTTCCGCGACCTGCGCCTGACGGCCACGACGCTCATCGTGTTCGGGCTGCTGCTGTTGCTCGCCGACCGGATCGGCGGCAAGAACCGCGAGCTCGACCAGCTGACCGTCCCGCACGGCCTCGCCTACGGCTTCGCGCAGGCACTGGCGCTGATTCCGGGGGTGTCGCGCTCGGGCGGCACGATCACCGGTGGCCTGCTCCTCGGCTACAAGCGCGCCGACGCCGCGGAGTACGCGTTCCTGCTCGCGGTGCCCGCAGTACTCGCCTCGGGTGTCTACAAGCTCACCGACATCGGTGAGGGCGACGCGCCGGGCGTGGGCCCGACTCTGCTGGCCACCATCGTGTCGTTCGGTGTCGGCTACGCCGTGATCGCGTGGCTGATGTCCTACATCAAGAACAACAGCTTCCTGCCGTTCGTGGTCTATCGCGTCGCGCTGGGCGTGCTGGTCCTGGTGCTGGTGTTCACCGGGGTGTTGGACCCCGACGCGGGTCCGGTGGAGACCGACGCGGTCGGACAAGGGGAGTGA
- a CDS encoding winged helix DNA-binding domain-containing protein: MTVLDDRALNRATLARQLLLARAELSVPEAVARLCGLQAQEPQEPFVGLWSRVRAFEPAMLDDALLGRRVVRTHLMRRTVHLVTAEDAVAWRARHEAMLRQRVLGVYRRELAGVDLDELAAAGREVLADGESRSTREIVEVLADRWPGVGVRALGEMVVAVVPVVQRPPRGLWRVRAGVRHVLLSAWVGREVEPSVEDGSDAVGKSLVRRYLAAFGPATSADLRAWCGLAGLPAAVAAVREELVTFRDERGRELLDLPDAPRPDPDTPAPVRFLPAFDNAILGYRDRGRIVDEVHRGLSVAGERVVLVDGRVAATWKVGESGVVVTPLRRLGGRERAAVVEEGRELASLLSGGGGHDVRVERS; the protein is encoded by the coding sequence ATGACTGTTCTGGACGACCGGGCGTTGAACCGTGCGACGTTGGCCCGGCAGTTGCTGCTCGCGCGTGCCGAGTTGTCCGTTCCCGAGGCGGTGGCGCGGCTGTGTGGTCTTCAGGCGCAGGAGCCGCAGGAGCCGTTCGTGGGGTTGTGGTCGCGGGTGCGTGCGTTCGAGCCGGCGATGTTGGACGATGCGTTGCTCGGTCGGCGGGTGGTGAGGACGCATCTCATGCGTCGCACTGTTCATTTGGTCACCGCGGAGGACGCTGTGGCGTGGCGGGCTCGGCACGAGGCGATGCTGCGGCAGCGGGTGCTGGGGGTTTATCGCCGTGAGCTGGCGGGGGTGGATCTCGATGAGTTGGCGGCGGCGGGGCGGGAGGTTCTGGCTGACGGGGAGTCTCGGTCGACGAGGGAGATCGTCGAGGTGCTGGCTGATCGTTGGCCGGGGGTGGGGGTGAGGGCGTTGGGCGAGATGGTGGTCGCCGTGGTGCCGGTGGTGCAGAGGCCGCCGCGGGGGTTGTGGCGGGTGAGAGCGGGGGTGCGTCACGTGCTGTTGTCGGCGTGGGTGGGTCGTGAGGTGGAGCCGTCGGTGGAGGACGGTTCGGACGCGGTCGGGAAGTCGTTGGTGCGGCGGTATTTGGCCGCTTTCGGTCCCGCGACGTCGGCCGATCTGCGGGCGTGGTGTGGGCTTGCGGGGTTGCCCGCCGCGGTGGCCGCGGTGCGGGAGGAGCTGGTGACCTTCCGTGACGAGCGGGGTCGGGAGCTGCTCGATCTTCCCGATGCTCCGCGTCCCGATCCCGACACGCCCGCTCCGGTGCGGTTTCTGCCCGCGTTCGACAACGCGATTCTCGGGTATCGGGACCGTGGTCGGATCGTGGACGAGGTCCATCGTGGATTGTCGGTGGCCGGGGAGCGGGTGGTTCTGGTCGACGGGAGGGTCGCCGCGACGTGGAAGGTCGGGGAGTCGGGGGTGGTGGTGACTCCGTTGCGGCGGCTGGGGGGAAGGGAGCGGGCCGCCGTGGTGGAGGAGGGGCGGGAGTTGGCGTCGTTGTTGTCCGGTGGTGGGGGTCACGACGTCCGGGTGGAGAGGTCGTGA